From a single Planctellipticum variicoloris genomic region:
- a CDS encoding FHA domain-containing protein, which yields MTQVSSSAPGRLTVLAGAEQGTVYMLGDEIVQMGSGLDNQLVFHDSHIAEQHCSIVRRGGRFAIYAQPETGILIDGRPLPVDQWVWLPAEAVLQLSPQTVVYFSATGRDLAHPTPSLTPTSAPAEPAPARNGARKKVKKGEKSDSRRQTARFITDRTGETLVRLGEDGQLPELHLADVGGARRIDPRKSGQGNPVLVYAALAFSVLASAVLLVLEPEISSPANSRAGARKEIVREFIGQPGQPLKPHQQLLREATLAHSRGDSKSEREALRNVLKMLNSEDRNPFVGLTGRLEDDERLRQLIAVLLAS from the coding sequence ATGACTCAGGTTTCCTCCAGTGCTCCCGGGCGACTGACAGTTCTTGCGGGGGCGGAGCAGGGGACCGTCTATATGCTGGGCGACGAAATCGTCCAGATGGGGTCCGGTCTCGACAATCAGCTCGTGTTCCATGATTCCCATATCGCGGAACAGCACTGCAGCATCGTGCGTCGGGGCGGCCGTTTCGCCATCTATGCACAGCCGGAAACGGGGATTCTGATCGACGGTCGACCGCTGCCGGTCGACCAGTGGGTCTGGCTTCCCGCCGAGGCGGTCCTGCAGCTTTCGCCGCAGACGGTGGTCTACTTTTCCGCCACGGGCCGCGACCTCGCTCACCCGACGCCGTCGCTGACGCCGACCAGTGCTCCCGCCGAACCCGCTCCCGCTCGAAACGGCGCCCGGAAGAAAGTCAAGAAGGGCGAGAAGTCGGACTCCCGCCGGCAGACGGCCCGTTTCATTACCGACCGCACCGGAGAGACGCTCGTCCGCCTCGGCGAAGACGGCCAGCTTCCCGAACTGCACCTGGCGGATGTCGGCGGCGCCCGTCGGATCGATCCGCGCAAGAGCGGTCAGGGGAATCCGGTACTGGTCTATGCGGCTCTGGCGTTCAGCGTCCTCGCCTCGGCAGTGCTGCTCGTCCTGGAACCGGAAATCAGCAGCCCCGCCAATTCCCGCGCCGGAGCCCGGAAGGAAATCGTTCGCGAGTTCATCGGGCAGCCGGGCCAGCCCCTCAAACCCCATCAGCAGCTCCTCCGCGAAGCGACCCTGGCTCACTCGCGCGGCGATTCCAAATCCGAACGCGAAGCCCTCCGCAATGTTCTGAAAATGCTCAACTCGGAGGACCGGAATCCGTTTGTCGGGCTGACGGGCCGACTCGAAGACGACGAACGGCTGCGGCAGCTCATCGCAGTGCTGCTTGCGTCCTGA
- a CDS encoding TadE family protein: MDRSVLESCWPGLVALTVCFVLLRILARASGARWDWSRLERVHRCEQGGVQSLAFVLTFPLFLAILMLIVQISQLMAAQMVVHYAAFAAARAACVWIPAEVCGSVDEPANVQAVYPQSSSTIDSMSLVNIDSTLVSPKLQQIRSAAVQAIAPICPSADLGSTTFPSMANLERISAQQQAYAALVPASQANSRIPGRLRNKLMYADQNTTVTLRWLDAMSQQGRDSLSHRTYNPRNHDNPSIIFDPYEVGWQDPLTVRVEHQFALLPGPGRLLAKYIVRADGQPDAVAPKIQSATGYRQRVNTTRIFAEATLSNEGIKSVRPYLHER, translated from the coding sequence ATGGACCGCAGCGTGCTCGAATCGTGCTGGCCGGGGCTGGTCGCCCTGACGGTGTGTTTCGTGCTGCTGCGGATTCTGGCCCGGGCGAGCGGCGCCCGTTGGGACTGGTCCCGGCTGGAGCGAGTCCATCGCTGCGAGCAGGGGGGCGTCCAGAGCCTGGCCTTCGTGCTGACGTTTCCGCTGTTCCTGGCGATTCTGATGCTGATCGTGCAGATCAGCCAGCTCATGGCGGCGCAGATGGTGGTGCACTACGCGGCGTTTGCCGCGGCGCGGGCCGCCTGCGTCTGGATCCCCGCCGAGGTCTGCGGATCGGTCGACGAACCGGCGAACGTGCAAGCGGTTTATCCGCAGTCCAGCAGCACCATCGACAGCATGAGCCTGGTCAACATTGATTCCACCCTCGTCAGTCCCAAGCTCCAGCAGATCCGGTCAGCGGCCGTGCAGGCCATTGCGCCGATCTGCCCGTCGGCCGACCTGGGCTCGACGACTTTTCCATCAATGGCGAATCTCGAACGGATTTCCGCGCAGCAGCAGGCCTATGCAGCTCTGGTCCCCGCGTCGCAGGCGAACTCCCGGATTCCGGGCCGGCTGCGCAACAAGCTGATGTATGCCGACCAGAACACGACAGTCACGCTGCGCTGGCTGGACGCGATGAGCCAGCAGGGGCGGGATTCGCTGTCGCATCGAACCTACAACCCCCGCAACCACGACAACCCGTCCATCATCTTCGATCCATATGAAGTCGGATGGCAGGACCCGTTGACGGTTCGTGTCGAACATCAGTTCGCGCTGCTGCCCGGCCCCGGCCGACTGCTGGCGAAGTACATTGTCCGGGCCGACGGTCAGCCCGATGCCGTCGCCCCGAAGATCCAATCCGCCACTGGATACCGCCAGCGGGTGAATACGACCCGGATCTTTGCGGAAGCGACGCTGAGCAACGAAGGCATCAAGTCCGTCAGGCCGTATCTCCATGAACGGTAA
- a CDS encoding serine/threonine-protein kinase — protein sequence MSSEQQRYQILEKIGAGSFATVYRARDVELGREVAIKQLHQQFLEDPRQLARYWLEAQLLASLHHPNIVTIFDVDRERGWLIMELMQGNLAERLGGKPMDLRALRATLAHCLRALKYLHEQGVIHGDIKPGNMMIDSRKRVKIGDFGLARRASDDEGSLLKGTTRYMAPEMVSDDFGDVGPASDLYSLGFSAYSLLCGENFDQLFPGLNAFGRDRQIAWMMWHAAPDRRLPEIRRVLEGVPEDIARVVQKLTEKDQSLRYKSADEALSDLQVDLKVVGGGDEPPPSDDSGARRRVWVAAGALGFSLVMSAAMLFWPSGKPPSVRSEHTVNGILHKILPNDSRIIVQDAHSGALEEFELPRKQKIFLQNDKRNILLRELQPGDLLTIELDANRTSLALGINVDRPVRSHGVVKQLNLPEQRLVITLSEGSLRDDLPVHVPAAAILELNGARAKLADLQVGDHVAFAHVTESGGRASRLLQSLRASRLVGTVGSLREVLDDGRRLRIQVGPSGGATLDLPLADNCRISVNGEVTRAGVSLTSADLAPGDRLSLKHDTLIRELQVTRSETLDGVIEKLDPAGRELLVIAPDGQRQTVLLDPQTEVTLGLEKVTQSSLRRFDAVRVSGFTSSGTLRASAIDARRPTQADRWAVVIGTQSYTDTSLSPVKTALDDARLVHSALLKRYALSDHRGSLLLDATLEEWKQTFENVLTAAKPATQVIIYITGHAYRTDDGKVYLAPRDFDSARMTETGLPLAWLIERLEACPSTDKLLLWDCTPEGSGRDLQRQPAGKEILDELNSPLQSTTIVMSCDADQRSHVWNERRRGLFAASLAEAFDGAADADRDLHLTAPELMNALTPAMRDAEARTGHPQTPVLIRPQAR from the coding sequence GTGTCGAGCGAACAGCAGCGATATCAGATCCTCGAAAAGATCGGCGCCGGCAGCTTCGCCACCGTCTATCGCGCCCGCGATGTCGAACTGGGACGCGAAGTCGCCATCAAGCAGCTCCATCAGCAGTTTCTGGAGGATCCGCGACAGCTCGCCCGGTACTGGCTCGAAGCCCAGCTCCTGGCGTCGCTCCACCATCCGAACATCGTCACCATCTTCGACGTCGACCGCGAACGCGGATGGCTGATCATGGAGCTCATGCAGGGGAATCTCGCCGAGCGACTCGGCGGCAAACCGATGGACCTCCGAGCGCTGCGGGCCACCCTGGCCCACTGCCTGCGGGCTCTCAAATATCTCCACGAGCAGGGCGTGATCCATGGCGATATCAAGCCCGGCAACATGATGATCGACTCGCGCAAACGAGTCAAAATCGGCGATTTCGGTCTCGCCCGACGGGCCAGCGACGACGAAGGGAGCCTGCTCAAAGGAACGACCAGGTACATGGCCCCCGAAATGGTTTCCGATGACTTCGGCGACGTCGGCCCCGCCAGCGATCTCTATTCGCTCGGCTTTTCCGCCTACAGCCTGCTTTGCGGCGAGAACTTCGACCAGCTCTTCCCCGGCCTGAACGCTTTCGGCCGCGATCGCCAGATCGCCTGGATGATGTGGCACGCCGCCCCCGACCGCCGACTCCCGGAAATCCGCCGCGTGCTCGAAGGAGTCCCCGAAGACATCGCGCGCGTCGTTCAGAAGCTGACCGAGAAAGACCAGTCCCTGCGTTACAAGTCCGCAGACGAAGCCCTCTCGGATCTGCAGGTCGATCTCAAGGTCGTCGGCGGCGGCGACGAGCCTCCGCCCTCCGATGACTCCGGTGCGCGCCGCAGAGTCTGGGTGGCCGCGGGGGCGCTTGGCTTCTCGCTGGTCATGAGCGCGGCCATGCTCTTCTGGCCGTCGGGCAAGCCCCCGTCGGTTCGCTCAGAACACACCGTCAACGGCATCCTGCACAAAATCCTGCCGAACGATAGCCGGATCATCGTCCAGGATGCTCACAGCGGCGCCCTCGAAGAATTTGAACTTCCGCGCAAACAGAAGATCTTCCTGCAGAATGACAAGCGGAATATTCTGCTCCGCGAACTGCAGCCCGGCGATCTGCTCACCATCGAACTGGACGCCAATCGAACCAGCCTGGCGCTCGGCATCAACGTTGATCGGCCGGTCCGGAGCCACGGCGTCGTCAAGCAGCTCAATCTGCCCGAACAACGGCTCGTGATCACGCTCTCCGAGGGCTCCCTGCGCGACGACCTGCCCGTTCACGTTCCCGCGGCCGCCATCCTCGAACTCAACGGCGCCCGGGCAAAGTTGGCTGATCTCCAGGTCGGCGACCACGTCGCCTTCGCGCACGTCACCGAGTCTGGGGGGCGCGCCAGCCGGTTGCTGCAATCCCTCCGTGCCTCCCGGCTGGTTGGCACGGTGGGCAGCCTGCGCGAAGTTCTGGACGACGGCCGTCGACTCCGGATCCAGGTCGGACCATCAGGCGGCGCAACGCTCGATCTGCCGCTGGCGGACAACTGCCGGATCAGCGTTAATGGCGAAGTCACCCGTGCAGGCGTTTCATTGACTTCGGCGGACCTCGCTCCGGGAGACCGGTTGTCGCTCAAGCACGACACGCTGATTCGTGAACTGCAGGTGACACGCAGCGAGACCCTCGACGGCGTCATCGAAAAACTCGACCCGGCAGGCCGCGAGCTGCTGGTGATCGCTCCTGATGGCCAGCGTCAGACTGTCCTGCTCGATCCGCAGACCGAAGTTACGCTGGGGCTGGAAAAAGTGACGCAATCGTCGTTACGCCGATTCGATGCCGTGCGAGTGAGCGGTTTCACTTCGAGCGGAACTCTGCGGGCCTCCGCCATCGACGCCCGCCGACCGACGCAGGCGGACCGCTGGGCGGTGGTCATCGGGACGCAGTCGTATACAGACACCTCGCTCAGCCCGGTCAAGACCGCTCTCGACGATGCACGGCTCGTACATTCCGCGCTGCTGAAACGCTATGCCCTCTCCGACCACCGCGGGTCGCTTCTTCTCGATGCGACGCTGGAGGAATGGAAGCAGACGTTCGAGAACGTGCTGACGGCGGCCAAGCCGGCTACGCAGGTCATCATCTATATCACCGGTCACGCTTACCGAACTGACGACGGCAAGGTCTACCTCGCACCGCGCGACTTCGATTCCGCCCGGATGACGGAAACCGGCCTGCCGCTGGCGTGGCTGATCGAACGGCTGGAAGCCTGCCCGTCGACCGACAAGCTCCTCCTCTGGGACTGTACTCCGGAAGGGAGCGGGCGCGATCTGCAGCGTCAGCCGGCCGGAAAGGAAATCCTTGATGAGCTGAATTCGCCCCTCCAGTCCACGACGATCGTCATGAGTTGCGACGCCGATCAGCGAAGCCACGTCTGGAACGAACGCAGACGAGGATTGTTCGCCGCCAGCCTTGCGGAGGCCTTTGACGGCGCCGCCGACGCCGACCGCGACCTCCACTTGACGGCCCCCGAATTGATGAACGCGCTGACTCCAGCTATGAGGGACGCCGAGGCACGGACGGGCCACCCCCAGACCCCGGTCCTGATCCGACCTCAGGCCCGATAG
- a CDS encoding ATPase, T2SS/T4P/T4SS family — translation MKIWFNKIHDSRRTLIETEESTIRIGRDPSNTIVLQSPLVSKRQAVVSRESGQLKLENIGINGCMVGEAEVLGGHSALFKAGDSVRIWPFTLTFESEEVSPISRAELEAHLRSLMADVNQRVHRKLLERLDLYEIENSRVGNPDTIVLLERNIEDVCRELNLFGTDNEQLLEEIVGLTLRDLLINQLILESGKENLDSLARLTYNEFDIPATLVPEREAELHNLLVFSRERLDLQHQADLSSKIRRVESQFAEVFPLVRPHLHRELRKYLILRTLKKELKDTVFGYGPLQDLLRAPTISEIMVVKSDQVYVERDGLVELSGRRFISDKVTESIIERIVAQVGRRIDKSQPLVDARLPDGSRVNAIIPPLATRGPCLTIRKFPVHRFTVDDLIELGSLTSSAAMFLRACVVDHRNILVSGGTGTGKTTMLNILSSFIPHKERIVTVEDTTELQLHQDHVVTLESKHANVEGAGEYTIRDLVRNSLRMRPDRIIVGECRGPEALDMLQAMNTGHDGSMTTVHANNTEDVIKRLEVLVLMAVELPVVSIHRQIASALDVVVQITRMPGGQRRVSQISEVAGYDVDRSSLIIRDIYAFRDGQVLHPTGYLPTFIDSLIAKDLLQLEFLYGE, via the coding sequence ATGAAGATCTGGTTCAACAAGATTCACGACAGCCGGCGGACCCTCATCGAGACCGAGGAGTCGACGATCCGTATTGGCCGCGATCCGTCCAACACGATCGTGCTGCAGAGTCCGCTGGTCTCCAAGCGCCAGGCGGTCGTTTCGCGGGAAAGCGGCCAGCTCAAACTTGAAAACATCGGCATCAACGGCTGCATGGTCGGCGAAGCCGAAGTTCTCGGCGGCCACTCCGCGCTGTTCAAGGCCGGCGATTCCGTCCGGATCTGGCCGTTCACGCTGACGTTCGAATCGGAGGAGGTCTCTCCGATCAGCCGGGCGGAGCTCGAAGCCCACCTGCGGTCGTTGATGGCCGACGTCAATCAGCGGGTGCACCGCAAGCTGCTGGAGCGGCTGGACCTCTATGAGATCGAAAACAGCCGGGTCGGGAATCCGGACACGATTGTGCTCCTCGAACGGAACATCGAAGACGTCTGCCGCGAACTCAACCTGTTCGGGACTGACAACGAGCAGCTCCTGGAGGAAATCGTCGGGCTGACGCTGCGCGATCTGCTGATCAATCAGTTGATTCTGGAGAGCGGCAAGGAGAACCTCGATTCCCTGGCCCGGCTGACTTACAACGAGTTCGACATTCCCGCCACGCTGGTCCCGGAGCGCGAAGCGGAACTTCACAACCTGCTTGTCTTTTCTCGCGAACGGCTCGACCTGCAGCACCAGGCGGACCTCAGTTCGAAGATCCGGCGGGTCGAGTCGCAGTTTGCCGAAGTCTTCCCGCTGGTCCGTCCGCATCTGCATCGCGAACTGCGAAAGTATCTGATCCTGCGGACGCTGAAGAAAGAGCTGAAGGACACCGTCTTCGGCTACGGTCCCCTGCAGGATCTGCTCCGGGCGCCGACCATCAGCGAAATCATGGTCGTCAAGAGCGACCAGGTCTATGTCGAGCGCGACGGCCTTGTCGAACTTTCCGGCCGCCGCTTCATTTCCGATAAGGTCACCGAGTCGATCATCGAACGAATCGTGGCTCAGGTCGGTCGTCGGATCGACAAGAGCCAGCCCCTCGTCGACGCCCGCCTGCCCGACGGCAGCCGCGTCAATGCGATCATCCCGCCGCTGGCGACTCGCGGCCCCTGTCTGACCATCCGCAAGTTTCCGGTCCATCGTTTCACCGTCGACGATCTGATCGAACTCGGTTCGCTGACGTCGTCCGCGGCAATGTTTCTCCGAGCTTGTGTGGTCGACCACCGGAACATACTCGTCAGCGGAGGGACCGGCACCGGCAAGACGACGATGCTCAACATTCTGTCGAGCTTCATTCCGCACAAGGAGCGGATTGTCACGGTGGAAGATACCACCGAACTGCAGCTCCATCAGGACCACGTCGTCACGCTGGAGTCTAAGCATGCCAACGTCGAAGGGGCCGGCGAATACACCATCCGCGATCTCGTGCGCAACTCGTTGCGAATGCGGCCCGACCGGATCATCGTCGGCGAATGCCGGGGGCCGGAAGCCCTCGATATGCTCCAGGCGATGAACACCGGCCACGACGGTTCGATGACCACGGTGCACGCCAACAACACGGAAGACGTCATCAAACGCCTCGAAGTGCTGGTGCTGATGGCCGTGGAGCTGCCGGTGGTCTCGATTCACCGCCAGATCGCGTCAGCGCTCGACGTGGTGGTCCAGATTACCCGGATGCCCGGCGGCCAGCGCCGGGTCTCCCAGATTTCCGAGGTCGCCGGATACGACGTCGACCGCAGTTCGCTCATCATCCGCGACATCTACGCATTCCGCGACGGGCAGGTGCTGCATCCCACCGGATACCTTCCCACGTTCATCGATTCGCTGATTGCGAAAGACCTGCTGCAACTGGAATTCCTGTACGGCGAATAA
- a CDS encoding type II secretion system F family protein gives MPLILSLMFGAAIVLLVWAGEGAFGRFLDFVEADFRAQLRRLRASPRHVRPGLLSWWIFVLALFLVLWFVFNIPILGLAICGVLFLAPWYFVRRWAHLRRQLIDDQMADAMVSLASAIRAGLSLPQSLEILANQSPRPISQEFQQIVGEYQMGKTMEKCLDEARERLRSENFALFAAAMQASRSSGGRLNETVERIAVSVREMQRLERKIQADTSQARTSAFYMALVPIAILAIYYFVVDPESTARLFTSVLGQIFLCTSLVLNLVAYLWARQILNPDI, from the coding sequence ATGCCCCTGATTCTGTCACTGATGTTTGGCGCTGCGATCGTCCTCCTCGTGTGGGCCGGAGAAGGCGCGTTCGGCCGTTTTCTCGACTTTGTCGAGGCCGACTTTCGCGCTCAGCTCCGGCGGCTGCGGGCGAGCCCGCGGCATGTCCGTCCGGGCCTGCTGTCGTGGTGGATTTTCGTGCTGGCGCTGTTTCTGGTGCTGTGGTTCGTGTTCAACATCCCGATCCTGGGCCTGGCGATCTGCGGCGTCCTGTTTCTTGCGCCGTGGTATTTCGTCCGTCGCTGGGCGCACCTGCGCCGCCAGCTCATCGACGATCAGATGGCCGATGCGATGGTTTCGCTGGCCAGCGCCATCCGGGCCGGGCTGTCGCTGCCGCAGTCGCTCGAAATTCTCGCCAATCAGAGCCCGCGGCCCATCAGCCAGGAGTTCCAGCAGATCGTCGGCGAATACCAGATGGGCAAGACGATGGAGAAGTGTCTCGACGAGGCCCGCGAGCGGCTTCGCAGCGAGAACTTCGCACTCTTCGCCGCCGCCATGCAGGCCAGCCGGTCGAGCGGCGGCAGGCTGAACGAAACGGTGGAACGAATCGCGGTCTCCGTCCGGGAAATGCAGCGGCTGGAGCGAAAGATTCAGGCCGACACCTCACAGGCCCGGACGAGCGCGTTCTACATGGCCCTGGTGCCGATCGCGATCCTGGCCATTTACTACTTCGTCGTCGATCCCGAGAGCACCGCACGGTTATTCACATCGGTTCTCGGCCAGATCTTTCTCTGTACTTCGCTCGTGCTGAATCTGGTCGCCTATCTCTGGGCCCGACAGATTCTCAATCCCGATATCTGA
- a CDS encoding helix-turn-helix domain-containing protein has protein sequence MRLVTHEPAAPLGNFIHHFWDCTDAPSHPRERILPSGTIELVVNLREDEVRIYGSAEPERCRRFPGIVVSGTYAGAFVIDPTQHASMTGVHFRPGGAFPFFGGATGELANSHLGLEDLWGRSAVELQERMCSAATPLKRFRILEEMLETRLRWPSEHPAVSLALDIFGPAGIGDSVRAAAKRVGLSQRRFIQVFTAQVGLTPKLFCRVLRFQRAREVVDQTATPNWAQVALVCGYYDQSHLIHDFLEFSDLSPTDYIGLRSNRLLRNHVPLIG, from the coding sequence ATGCGTCTTGTTACTCACGAGCCGGCAGCGCCGCTTGGGAACTTCATCCACCATTTCTGGGACTGCACCGACGCGCCCTCTCACCCGAGAGAGCGAATTCTGCCGAGCGGAACAATTGAACTCGTCGTTAACCTTCGTGAGGATGAAGTTCGAATTTATGGCTCAGCAGAGCCAGAGCGTTGCCGGCGATTTCCGGGTATTGTCGTCTCGGGAACGTATGCTGGTGCGTTTGTTATCGATCCGACGCAACATGCTTCAATGACGGGCGTTCATTTTAGGCCCGGTGGTGCGTTTCCCTTTTTTGGCGGCGCCACCGGCGAACTGGCGAACAGTCACCTTGGTCTGGAGGACCTATGGGGCAGGTCTGCTGTCGAGCTTCAAGAGAGAATGTGTTCCGCCGCGACGCCTCTGAAACGATTTCGAATCCTGGAAGAAATGCTTGAAACTCGGTTGCGATGGCCATCGGAACACCCGGCGGTTTCTCTCGCCCTCGATATCTTTGGACCGGCGGGCATCGGCGACTCGGTTCGTGCGGCCGCGAAGCGCGTCGGACTCAGCCAGCGACGGTTTATTCAAGTATTTACGGCTCAAGTTGGCTTGACGCCGAAGCTCTTCTGTCGCGTCCTGCGGTTCCAGCGTGCCCGGGAGGTCGTGGATCAAACCGCGACGCCGAACTGGGCCCAGGTGGCGCTGGTCTGCGGCTATTACGACCAGTCTCACCTGATCCACGATTTTCTGGAGTTCTCCGATCTAAGCCCAACTGACTATATCGGGCTACGCAGCAATCGCCTCCTGCGAAATCATGTCCCTCTGATCGGCTAG
- a CDS encoding type II secretion system F family protein: protein MLLLAQSPLLNFILPLLGSGLVGVAVFVFIRSIANTLAADDFEQDREWRYDVNRIQELSRISPVYRIFQPVLQALARFNRNAFREQLPEIGRELQAAGFPRFWTPEEYLGLLEIWSLCLMPAYVYLAVLFLGPAGIVLAIVLTMLTGWLLRRRLRGQALHRVVLIKRRLPFMLDLVTLLMEAGSTFYQALERAVEEFRTHPVGAEFGRVLSEMNMGKGRIAALEAMRDRLHDDDITGIIGSIIQGEQLGTPIVRIFRTQADVLRLKRSQRAEMVAGEAAVKMLLPGILIMASTVLIILGPFLINFIYMDFGT from the coding sequence ATGCTGCTTCTGGCCCAATCTCCGCTGCTGAACTTCATCCTGCCACTGCTGGGGAGCGGGCTGGTTGGCGTGGCGGTCTTCGTTTTTATCCGCTCGATCGCCAATACGCTCGCCGCGGATGATTTCGAACAGGACCGCGAATGGCGGTACGACGTCAATCGGATTCAGGAGCTGAGTCGAATCAGCCCCGTCTATCGAATCTTCCAGCCCGTCCTCCAGGCGCTCGCCCGCTTCAACCGCAACGCCTTCCGCGAGCAGCTCCCCGAAATCGGCCGCGAACTGCAGGCGGCCGGCTTTCCACGCTTCTGGACGCCCGAAGAATACCTGGGGCTGCTCGAAATCTGGTCGCTGTGTCTGATGCCGGCCTATGTCTATCTGGCCGTTCTGTTCCTGGGCCCCGCCGGAATTGTTCTGGCCATCGTGCTGACGATGCTCACGGGCTGGCTCCTGAGGCGGCGACTCCGGGGGCAGGCGCTGCATCGCGTCGTCCTGATCAAGCGCCGGCTGCCGTTCATGCTGGACCTGGTGACGCTGCTGATGGAAGCCGGTTCCACGTTCTATCAGGCTCTCGAACGTGCGGTCGAAGAATTCCGCACGCATCCCGTGGGCGCCGAGTTCGGTCGCGTCCTGAGCGAAATGAACATGGGCAAGGGACGTATCGCGGCCCTCGAAGCCATGCGAGACCGGCTGCACGACGACGATATTACCGGAATCATCGGTTCCATCATTCAGGGAGAGCAGCTCGGCACGCCAATCGTCCGGATCTTCCGCACGCAGGCCGACGTGCTTCGGCTCAAACGGAGCCAGCGGGCGGAAATGGTCGCCGGCGAAGCGGCCGTCAAGATGCTACTGCCCGGAATCCTGATCATGGCCTCCACCGTATTGATCATTCTCGGCCCGTTTCTGATCAACTTCATCTATATGGACTTTGGCACTTGA
- a CDS encoding TadE/TadG family type IV pilus assembly protein, whose translation MNGNLPAPNLLTAACRQGRGLVLRVHRDERGVISVLTVFATFLFTILLVMLINVGRQIDDKIRMQNAADASAYSGSVAIARGMNALAFSNHLLCEVFALTAYMREGRDQNAEKLVPEILQAWRVVGTQFWLGTGSRVHSQKFKLMGRAIVDKADVEQKMVDAFGALAHEQSRISLPLFEYILAGPNGQGDPLGGFIPRFQRAVVRATPILAETAVDDIVQRYGTSSQGIHENQPLRALLWRSNVLAVGYTDEDDPRARTVPALDPSPMGVDTMMPNLDEYFRRASDRRRSLAFFYLEDWIRHWQTKYFEYPTPSYSSREGDTTAKMSQYINLWRIFTCYQLNKLLDEYPNTNLPHMLRELDASTGGGCAGFDSQQQATLERDYQFVGTAYWPPLSTMFPGLFRNPLERDSRNYAVTFAQAEIYIPFRRYACCPWAYPVACTDENGQPATCWINQYDNWPHEWDLFNQNWTARLTPATAPSLIPVLQTHPSRYLTGSLTSYVPPRVGALSQTQLQIVSPH comes from the coding sequence ATGAACGGTAACCTGCCCGCTCCGAATCTGCTGACCGCCGCCTGCAGGCAGGGCCGGGGCCTGGTGCTGCGCGTGCATCGCGACGAACGGGGCGTCATCAGCGTTCTGACGGTCTTCGCGACGTTTCTGTTTACGATTCTGCTGGTGATGCTGATCAACGTCGGCCGGCAGATCGACGACAAAATTCGCATGCAGAACGCCGCCGATGCGTCGGCCTATTCGGGGAGCGTGGCGATCGCCCGCGGCATGAACGCCCTGGCCTTCAGCAACCATCTGCTCTGCGAAGTCTTCGCGCTGACGGCCTACATGCGTGAAGGCCGGGACCAGAATGCGGAGAAACTGGTCCCGGAGATTCTGCAGGCCTGGCGGGTGGTCGGGACGCAGTTCTGGCTTGGAACTGGAAGCAGGGTCCATTCGCAGAAGTTCAAGTTGATGGGCCGGGCGATCGTGGACAAAGCCGATGTCGAGCAGAAGATGGTCGACGCGTTCGGCGCGCTGGCCCACGAACAGTCCCGCATTTCGCTGCCGCTGTTTGAGTACATTCTCGCCGGGCCGAACGGTCAGGGAGATCCGCTGGGGGGATTCATTCCGCGTTTCCAGCGAGCCGTCGTCCGGGCCACTCCGATTCTCGCCGAGACGGCGGTTGACGACATCGTCCAGCGCTACGGGACGTCTTCGCAGGGGATCCACGAGAACCAGCCGTTGCGAGCGCTCCTCTGGCGCAGCAATGTCCTCGCGGTCGGATACACCGACGAGGACGACCCCAGGGCCCGCACCGTGCCGGCCCTGGACCCGTCGCCGATGGGCGTCGACACGATGATGCCGAACCTGGATGAGTACTTCCGGCGGGCGTCCGATCGTCGGCGGTCTCTGGCGTTCTTCTACCTGGAAGACTGGATCCGCCACTGGCAAACGAAGTACTTCGAATACCCCACACCGTCGTATTCGTCCCGGGAGGGGGACACGACCGCCAAGATGTCGCAATATATCAATCTGTGGCGAATCTTTACGTGTTATCAACTGAATAAGCTGCTCGACGAATATCCCAACACAAACCTGCCGCATATGCTTCGCGAGCTCGATGCCTCGACGGGGGGCGGGTGCGCCGGTTTCGATTCGCAGCAGCAGGCGACGCTCGAACGGGACTACCAGTTCGTCGGGACCGCCTACTGGCCGCCGCTGTCGACGATGTTTCCGGGATTGTTTCGCAATCCGCTGGAGCGCGACTCTCGGAACTACGCGGTCACGTTTGCTCAGGCCGAGATCTATATTCCGTTTCGAAGATATGCCTGCTGCCCGTGGGCCTATCCGGTGGCCTGCACCGATGAGAACGGTCAGCCGGCGACCTGCTGGATCAATCAGTACGACAACTGGCCGCACGAGTGGGATTTGTTCAATCAGAACTGGACCGCCCGCCTGACGCCGGCGACGGCGCCAAGCCTGATTCCCGTTCTGCAGACGCACCCGAGCCGCTATCTGACCGGCTCCCTGACGAGCTATGTTCCACCCCGCGTGGGCGCCTTGAGCCAGACGCAGTTGCAGATCGTCAGCCCGCACTGA